TTTTCCAATTCGGCGATATCACCTCCGCCATTTTTAAGGGCTTCTCGTGCTTGTTCCAAGTCTAGCTTCAGTTGACTACGTTCGTCCTTCAGCTTTGTGATATCTTCTTTCTGTTTCTCCACTCTTTGTTCGGATGCTGACTTGGTTTCAAGCAGCCTGTCACGTTCCTGTCGAATCTTATGTAGATCATTCGTTCGAGATTCATAACGATGCTGCAGCGATCCCAGaattttctctctctcttgtAGGCGATACTCAGCTGCAGCTAGTGCTTTCTGAAGCGCCTCAAGGGAAGCCGCATCCTCACCTTGCTTTTGCACCATGCTTTTCTCCAAAAACTGTATTTGGCTTTCTAATGTTTGTGATGCTCCCTTCGAACTGTCGGTGAATTGACTCGTATCTTGGGACTCATCCATTCTTGGCCTTTTAGAGCTGGGTTCAATAGACTCCTCGGCCTGTTATACTGTTAATCAACAAACATACAAGGACAGTGTTTTTGCGGTGTTTACTCACAAATAAGCGTTTTTGGGCCTGGGGGTTAGCGGGTTTGGCATTTTCAACGTCAGATTGGATAGGCGTTTCGGATTTAGCGGGCCCATCCAAGTGCGCTTCGCGCAGAGGCTCAACTGAAGGTAGCGACCAAAATGCATTGAAATTGTCAGAAAGCAGACATGTCATGATTTCATTCGCATCCTCGTGTACACCTAGGGCATCATCCTGAAGATCCCCCACAATATCGCGAAGTTCTAGTGAATACTGGATGAGCATAGAAAGGTGCTCTGTTGTTGAAGGGCCGGGAAAACATAGTTCAACATGTTCGCTTGAGTTGGCGACCATGAGTCGAATAACCGGTAGCAGGTGTCCATTGCGAGCAAATGTCGTGCGCATATGCTCCACAGAggggttgttgatatttAATGAGGAGTCAAGCGCAATCAATGCCGACGGAGCTTTGTATGTTTCCACGATACCTTCACTCCGGGCTGCTTGGACTCCAAAACTCAGAGAACCCTTTGCCATAGAAACCTCCGCGTTGGTGCCGCTGCCCATCTCCTCTCGTGAGCGTGTGTATTTGAATCCTTTGCCGTTAAGATAGCGTTCAACAACCCTCTGCGCTTTTTCGCCACGGACCATAATTACCAAATGGATATCATGGTCACCTGCTGCTTTAATAAGGTAGTTTAGCAGCAAGAATTTTGCACTTGAATATTCTGCCCAAGCAGCTTCCTGTTCAAGTTTCGATTCGGCGTCTTTCATATGTTGTGCAACATTTATATCAGGATGGGTCGCCGCGTTGCTCAATCGTTCCAGTACTTGCTGCAGCAAGGATATAACCGGCTCCTGCTGCGGTTACTGTCAGTGAGGAATGACATGCTAGGTGCTCGATCACCTTACCTCAGATTCTTCGGCTCCCTGTGACTTGTCAACGCCAATGAGCCCCAGAGCATTTTCCGAATCCGTCAAAAGTATTCGTTCATAGTCATCCTTCACTCGTGAATCCATCGGAAGGGGCACAGCAAACTCGGAAGGGCCAAGATGGAGAGATCCTGGAGATTTCTCCTCTGTGTGGCTTATTGACAACGCGCTGGGGTGAACGGTCTGGATGTTATCGTGCTCATGTTCCTGAGCCTCTGCCTCGTCAAGGGTTGTTTCGGGCACTGATTCTTTGGTAAGATCTGCGTGTGAGGGCTCCTTATCCACCCTAACACTGAGGGGCGCAACTGTTTCGGGTATGGAGGGCGGCTCAGACGCCTCGATATCCCCGACTGAGGATGGAGTCGCACTCGGGTCATTTTGCATGGACTCAAATGCACTCTTCTCACGGAACCTAGCATGCAAGTTCATGATCTTTTCTCGCGGTGTCGAACCTTCCATGTGGCTATATTTCTCCATGGCTTGGGCTAGAGAATCCCCTTCGTCTTTCTGGATTTGATCATCCATCGTATCAGATGTGCGTGGGAAATGAGGGCGTACGAAGCCTCTATTCGGAGTGCTGGGGATCGGTACAAAGCCCGTACCACCAATGGTACGCTGGGGAAGGCGAGATTGGCTATCTGAGGGCGACAACCTCCGTGTTGCGGATGATTGTCGCGCGAGTGCAAGTTGAGAGACGCCGACGGTGTTGCTGGATGCTTGCACGGTATAGGTAGGTGAAGGTAGAGTACTCAAAGGCTGTAACGTGTTCGCAGGACCCGATTCTGGTACAGAAGCTGTATGTATGGAGGGGGGATACACACGTCGGGGGCCagaattagtattaaaagCAGGGTTCGGGCTTCCTGCTGATGTATGCGGATTGGATAGGTAATCTAGAGAGAGATTGCTTAATGGGAGTTCGGTTAAACCAGCCGATTTTTGCGAGCCAGATATCCCTGATCGACCGCCTACCCGCGGGGCTTGGCTCTGTGACAAGGCAAATGGGATAGAGGGCGTTTCCGGGATTTCTGATCGAAGAGTAGCCTGCACAACCGTGGTCTGTCGAAATATCCCAAGATGATCGGAAGTTTCCTCCGTCCGGTGCGGATTCCAGGTCTCCGGTGTGGGCACTGTGCCAGTAGTAGCTTCGTGCTGCGTTACTGAACCGCGCTGCTCTTCAAATTCGCCGGGGAGGCAGTATTCCGACGGAATAGGCGCTCTCGGATAGTAATCAAACACGTTATCACAATTTCCCGATGTTGGAgcctttgtatttgctgGTCGACTAGCGCTCCCAGTAGTTAAGTTTGATGGTGGGGTTTCGTTGGTGTTTTGGGATTGCGCCCCCGACACGGTGTCGAGCGGAACAAACAACGGAGAGTCCAAGTGTTGTTGCAATGCAAGCTCTTGTTCAGGAGTCTCGGCGCGTTGGTTAGAGACTGAGATATGGGGCTGCAATTgtgattgcgattgcgacGAAGGTGGTTGGACCGAGGAACACTCCGAAACAAGTCGtgctttcctcttcttttcctcccaAACCTGTATCGCAAACTCACTGGCGTTTTCTTTCGGTTCctggagaagcaggattGTTAAACAATAGTTCAGAATGGTACCAGGCTAGGTGTCATAGGCCGAACCCACCCAAGTCGGCGTATAAGGTCCTACCCAATCAATCAAGTATTCTGATTGATTTTCGTCCTGAATACCCTTAATTTCCCACTCTTCGTCTGAAGAGTCGTCTTCAATATCGTCTGAGCTtgcgtcctcttcgtcgctggaGGTGACGACGTAGTTGTGGTTCCACTGCACTCTTCGCTTGGTGGGTGACGCTGTTGTAAACACTTGCGATGCTTTCCGCTTGCTGCGCATTTTATGCGTGCGGAGAAACAGCGCGGCGGTGTTGGGTCATTATGATGGGACTAAGAAGCTTGAGAGGGAACAACTATAGAATACGCGGGCAGCAAAAGCCAGCGACAGCTCTGCGAAGAGAACAAAGACCGAATCAACGGGGCAAGGTGAGGAGCAAACGGGATGAATGAGGAGAAAGTATGGACTTTGGttgacggagacggagagcTTCACGGGTGATCGCCCGCACGTGACGTGTTATCAGCCCAACTCCACTTGCGATCCAAATCCTGCTCAAGTTGGCAACACATTGGGTTTGAatgggagaagagaaagaaggaggaggccatGGAGCCCACGAGTTTCATCTCGGTGTTGGTGGGGCCATTTGTGTTATGGATTGAGTGAGGGAAACTGACACTTTGGCCTTCACCTCGGCACTGCACATCCCAGGATATATACTTGATTCTCTACCTACTGATAAGGTTCTAATTCGATTCTAGATATACCAACTCTATTTACTCATGGAAAGTGATCCTGTTCATTCCGCCACCTCCGGAAATCATATCCAAGCTGCTCAAGGGTTTTTATCGAGCGCCGCTCCTCGCCCTTGCTAAAGAATGCCTTCCGCATCTCCGGAACCATCTCTCGCATCCATCTTTCTTTCTCACCCCAGCGATTGCATTGTTTACCCTTGCCAGCATTGGTAAGCCCAGAACGCGCCTCAGCTGTTAATGCCCAATCATAGAGCATGTTCAGGTAGTCGGCATCCTGGGGAAAGGGCATAAGGTGAAAAGCCGGGCCATCGCCTTTCTTGGTAACGACTGAACTTTCCCAGTCCTCCATTTCCGCGGTAGACGGGAGACTTAGACGACCGGACCACACACGGGAGAAGACAGCAGCCTGGTTCTCAGACAGCGGAAAAGGAATGATCCGCTGAGGCAGGACAGGGAAAACAAGGGTGGGGTCATGAATGTAGAAAAGATGCTGGTAGGTGTTTTGTACCCTACGGCCGTGCGTAATGATAGGAGGATCAAGGGAAGAtaggaaagggaaagaataGAAGAACCCTGTGCAAAAGACGATTGCATCGATGTCCTGCTCGATCCTCCCATCTGCAAATCGGACGGCTCTCTCATGACCGCCTGGTGAAAGGAACTCAGCAATTTCGGGGTAATAGGCTTTGTCCGTGGTATCCGGGGGTGAGAGATAAAGCTCTGTCCGCTGGGATGCGAGGACCTTTCCTTTGCATACTTCAttgatttgatttccaaTATCAAGCCCAGAGGCGGAGCTTCCGACGACAATAACCTTCTTGTTACTGTAAGGGGTTGGCGAGTCGTAGAACTTGGAGTGTGTAATAACACCTGCATAGGCCTTGTTCCAACTTACGATCCCTGGAATTTCAGGTAGATGGGGAACATCGAAATGGCCGCTTGAGGCGACCACAGCATCATACGGTGCACTTGTTGATGCTCCGTTGCGCAAGTTCCTTGTCGTCACTGTCCAGGCCGCGGTGTTGCTATCCTTGTGAACGTCTAACACCTGGGTCTCAAACTGGATGTGTTTTTTGATATCTTCTCCATACTCCCTCACATAATCCTTCACAGTAGAGTGCCTCGGGAAGTCTTGCACTTCGGGTGGGAATTGTTTCTCTCCATATGCCATCAATTCCTTGGGTAGATTGGTATCCAGAGTATTGTATATGGGAGAAATAAATGTAGGTTCCTGAGCATCCCTGGAAGCCTCTCTAGGAAGCCAGGACGGCTCCTCCAATGGCTCATTTGGACTGAGCTGCGGTACTGGCGTGGGGACAGCCTCCTTCAGAGCGCCTGGACTATAATTCCAGACCCCTCCCGCTAAACTCCTTCGTTCAAAAACATCAATGGTGTCAAAGCATTTCTCCGCCAGTAAATACCTAGCAATAGATAAGCCAACGGCGATCATGGGAAGAGTTGGTTTGTATACTTCACAGAAGCAAGACCGGCCGGACCAGCCCCGATGACTGCTATTCGACGAACCTGCTGGGGCAATGCCATCATTCCACTTGGTATCCGTAGTCAGAGTCAATGGCCAGAATTTAAAGAAACGCCTTGAATGGGTTTGGAGACCTGACTTCCCCCGCTAAAATGGCGTGCGTCCCGATGCCGGACCATGATATCAAACCCCGCCGTATGCAGAGCTGGCTAGGTGCTAGGGATCAGTTCCCCAAAGTAGTTATAACGACATCATAGATTATTTCGGAGATCCATTTTGTTTCCCAATGTTTATAATGCTTGTTAGAGATGATAGCATTGTCGAAAACACTTAAATACCGCGATAATATCCACAATCGCATATCATGAGCAATGATACAGGTAATATTACGTCCGTGGTACGACGGCCGACCATTCAAGCTCGTTGATTGTGACCTCAAACCGCCGCCCAACGCGTCCTCAAAGACTGCATCCTACATAGACCCCCCATTATTTTTTAACACTCCCATCACTTTCGGAGACCGAATTTCCCATCTCACGACGGACTACGAAGCGCTCCAGACCGAGAATCATGAGAGAGATAGACTGATCCCTGGCGCCGACGATGGACACCAGCGACCAACCTTCAGCGCCGGGGCAAATAAGTTCAACAGCTATTCCAATTGCGCGGCTTTCCCCTGATGATGATCGCCTTCAGCATAGCTCTATCCGTGCTGTCGTAACGCTTCTATGGCCCTACTCGTCGTTTACCAAGTCCCTTACTCTTCTCCTAGCGGAGCCCGATTTTCGCCTTCGTCGATCGAACGGACAAGTAAAAGTATTTTTCCACGGAGatgttgcggaggaggtcgCTCGAACTCATATTGGTATTGGTGATACCGTAAATCTGAACCTCGCTGGGTCAAGGTTGGCGAAGAATGATGTGGTGGCCCAAACACCTGGTAAAGGCGTTTCATGGGATGTGCACTTCGATGCCTCCGCATTTCTTGAGGTAATTCTTGGAAACGCTCCGCGGACTGTGGGCAACGTTCTTACTTGATATAGGTCTGGCGCGACTCCAAGCTCCTTTCAACTGTAAACCTCAATCGCGCCCGGCCTACACCTCCGCCCGCGGATAGCATAGCGGAATCCCCCACTACACCTGCTCCGACTACACCTACTCCTAATGGCATTAACCACGCGTCCGGACCCCTTGGTTCGACAGCATGGCAATCTCCAGCCTTTCTAGGGCGGTCTCGAGCTTCGTATCGTTTCACCGATCCCGCCATTGATCCTTttgtggaagaagatgggacCGTCCctgggaaaggaaggaaacgACCGAGGTTCAGTATGCGAAGCAACGAATGGCGTGTGATCGATGAACCGGAGAGCCCTAGCGACAAGGATT
This sequence is a window from Aspergillus puulaauensis MK2 DNA, chromosome 6, nearly complete sequence. Protein-coding genes within it:
- a CDS encoding uncharacterized protein (COG:S;~EggNog:ENOG410Q0H4;~InterPro:IPR016197,IPR038609,IPR021006;~PFAM:PF11496;~antiSMASH:Cluster_6.4;~go_component: GO:0070823 - HDA1 complex [Evidence IEA];~go_process: GO:0016575 - histone deacetylation [Evidence IEA]), which encodes MRSKRKASQVFTTASPTKRRVQWNHNYVVTSSDEEDASSDDIEDDSSDEEWEIKGIQDENQSEYLIDWVGPYTPTWEPKENASEFAIQVWEEKKRKARLVSECSSVQPPSSQSQSQLQPHISVSNQRAETPEQELALQQHLDSPLFVPLDTVSGAQSQNTNETPPSNLTTGSASRPANTKAPTSGNCDNVFDYYPRAPIPSEYCLPGEFEEQRGSVTQHEATTGTVPTPETWNPHRTEETSDHLGIFRQTTVVQATLRSEIPETPSIPFALSQSQAPRVGGRSGISGSQKSAGLTELPLSNLSLDYLSNPHTSAGSPNPAFNTNSGPRRVYPPSIHTASVPESGPANTLQPLSTLPSPTYTVQASSNTVGVSQLALARQSSATRRLSPSDSQSRLPQRTIGGTGFVPIPSTPNRGFVRPHFPRTSDTMDDQIQKDEGDSLAQAMEKYSHMEGSTPREKIMNLHARFREKSAFESMQNDPSATPSSVGDIEASEPPSIPETVAPLSVRVDKEPSHADLTKESVPETTLDEAEAQEHEHDNIQTVHPSALSISHTEEKSPGSLHLGPSEFAVPLPMDSRVKDDYERILLTDSENALGLIGVDKSQGAEESEQEPVISLLQQVLERLSNAATHPDINVAQHMKDAESKLEQEAAWAEYSSAKFLLLNYLIKAAGDHDIHLVIMVRGEKAQRVVERYLNGKGFKYTRSREEMGSGTNAEVSMAKGSLSFGVQAARSEGIVETYKAPSALIALDSSLNINNPSVEHMRTTFARNGHLLPVIRLMVANSSEHVELCFPGPSTTEHLSMLIQYSLELRDIVGDLQDDALGVHEDANEIMTCLLSDNFNAFWSLPSVEPLREAHLDGPAKSETPIQSDVENAKPANPQAQKRLFAEESIEPSSKRPRMDESQDTSQFTDSSKGASQTLESQIQFLEKSMVQKQGEDAASLEALQKALAAAEYRLQEREKILGSLQHRYESRTNDLHKIRQERDRLLETKSASEQRVEKQKEDITKLKDERSQLKLDLEQAREALKNGGGDIAELEKAREETRRLAKENASLERKADFANKQAEYTREQYQTASNVAAQSGNELRQLKEENEALTRKVAGEASRLREMNLKNDESHHLSRIAELEALLSSREYLLHKKEDELREIRKNRPSTRSTSTQPRSPKLTAGNHSRPTSPGLNNNGSNFPGRGSALRFSSEMSL
- a CDS encoding putative flavin dependent monooxygenase (COG:Q;~EggNog:ENOG410PH78;~InterPro:IPR020946,IPR036188,IPR000960;~PFAM:PF13738,PF13454,PF07992;~SMCOG1092:hypothetical protein;~antiSMASH:Cluster_6.4;~go_function: GO:0004499 - N,N-dimethylaniline monooxygenase activity [Evidence IEA];~go_function: GO:0050660 - flavin adenine dinucleotide binding [Evidence IEA];~go_function: GO:0050661 - NADP binding [Evidence IEA];~go_process: GO:0055114 - oxidation-reduction process [Evidence IEA]), which gives rise to MMALPQQVRRIAVIGAGPAGLASVKYLLAEKCFDTIDVFERRSLAGGVWNYSPGALKEAVPTPVPQLSPNEPLEEPSWLPREASRDAQEPTFISPIYNTLDTNLPKELMAYGEKQFPPEVQDFPRHSTVKDYVREYGEDIKKHIQFETQVLDVHKDSNTAAWTVTTRNLRNGASTSAPYDAVVASSGHFDVPHLPEIPGIVSWNKAYAGVITHSKFYDSPTPYSNKKVIVVGSSASGLDIGNQINEVCKGKVLASQRTELYLSPPDTTDKAYYPEIAEFLSPGGHERAVRFADGRIEQDIDAIVFCTGFFYSFPFLSSLDPPIITHGRRVQNTYQHLFYIHDPTLVFPVLPQRIIPFPLSENQAAVFSRVWSGRLSLPSTAEMEDWESSVVTKKGDGPAFHLMPFPQDADYLNMLYDWALTAEARSGLTNAGKGKQCNRWGEKERWMREMVPEMRKAFFSKGEERRSIKTLEQLGYDFRRWRNEQDHFP